A genome region from Tepidisphaeraceae bacterium includes the following:
- the pgm gene encoding phosphoglucomutase (alpha-D-glucose-1,6-bisphosphate-dependent) has protein sequence MAKSPLAGKPAPKELLIDVAKLIRQYYEQTPDVGNPQQLVSFGTSGHRGTSADGTFTEAHILAITQAICEYRASQGITGPLFMGMDTHALSDAAQRTAVEVLAANDVETYVQADNGYTPTPVISHAILTYNKGRASGLADGIVITPSHNPPTDGGFKYNPTNGGPADTDVTSWIQDRANALLREKNVPVRRMPYDYAMKRAGTHAHDYVTPYVNDLANVIDMAAIKGANLKLGADPLGGASVGYWGPIAEKYGLNLTVVNKSVDPTFAFMSVDHDGKIRMDCSSPYAMASLVRLKDDYAVAFGNDPDSDRHGIVTPSVGLLNPNHYLAVAINYLLQNRPNWPKTAAVGKTLVSSNMIDHVVKSLGRPLSEVPVGFKWFADGLFKSTYCFGGEESAGASFLRLDGTVWSTDKDGIILNLLAAEITARTGKDPGQHYQELAKKFGTPFYTRIDAPASPQQKAAFKKLTPEAVTDSTLAGDAITAKLTKAPGNGASIGGLKVTTDHGWFAARPSGTENIYKIYAESFKGEGHLKQIVDEAQTIVTKALGG, from the coding sequence ATGGCCAAAAGCCCCCTGGCCGGCAAACCGGCGCCGAAGGAACTGCTGATTGACGTCGCCAAGCTGATCCGTCAGTACTACGAACAGACGCCCGACGTCGGCAACCCGCAGCAACTGGTCAGCTTCGGCACGAGCGGTCACCGTGGCACGTCGGCGGACGGGACGTTCACCGAAGCGCATATCCTCGCGATCACGCAAGCGATCTGCGAGTACCGCGCGAGCCAGGGCATCACCGGGCCGTTGTTCATGGGCATGGACACCCACGCCCTGTCCGACGCCGCCCAGCGCACCGCGGTCGAAGTACTGGCGGCAAACGATGTCGAGACTTACGTGCAGGCCGACAACGGCTACACGCCGACGCCCGTCATCTCGCACGCGATCCTGACCTACAACAAAGGTCGCGCGAGTGGCTTGGCCGACGGCATCGTCATCACGCCGTCGCACAACCCACCGACCGACGGCGGCTTCAAGTACAACCCGACCAACGGTGGCCCGGCCGACACGGACGTGACGTCGTGGATTCAGGATCGCGCAAATGCCCTGTTGCGCGAGAAGAACGTTCCGGTGCGCCGCATGCCGTACGACTACGCGATGAAGCGTGCCGGCACGCACGCGCACGACTACGTCACGCCGTACGTGAACGATCTGGCCAACGTGATCGACATGGCCGCCATCAAGGGCGCGAACCTGAAACTAGGCGCCGACCCGCTAGGCGGCGCGTCGGTCGGCTACTGGGGCCCGATCGCTGAGAAATACGGCCTGAATCTGACAGTGGTAAACAAGTCCGTCGACCCGACGTTCGCATTCATGTCGGTCGACCACGATGGCAAGATTCGCATGGATTGCAGCAGCCCGTACGCGATGGCGTCGCTGGTTCGGCTGAAGGACGACTACGCCGTCGCATTCGGCAATGATCCCGACAGCGACCGCCATGGCATCGTCACGCCGTCGGTTGGGCTGCTCAACCCGAACCATTACCTCGCCGTCGCGATCAACTATCTGTTGCAGAACCGCCCGAACTGGCCGAAGACGGCAGCGGTCGGCAAGACGCTGGTCAGCAGCAACATGATCGACCACGTCGTGAAAAGCCTTGGCCGCCCGCTGAGCGAGGTGCCCGTGGGCTTCAAGTGGTTCGCGGATGGATTGTTCAAGTCAACATACTGCTTCGGTGGTGAAGAGAGCGCGGGGGCCAGCTTCCTGCGGCTGGATGGCACCGTATGGTCGACCGACAAAGACGGCATCATCCTCAACCTGCTAGCCGCCGAAATCACCGCGCGCACCGGCAAAGACCCCGGCCAACACTATCAGGAACTGGCCAAGAAGTTCGGCACGCCGTTCTACACGCGCATTGATGCCCCTGCATCACCGCAGCAGAAGGCAGCCTTTAAGAAGCTGACACCAGAGGCTGTCACCGACAGCACGCTCGCCGGCGACGCGATCACCGCGAAGCTGACGAAAGCACCCGGCAACGGCGCGTCCATCGGCGGCCTGAAGGTCACCACCGACCACGGTTGGTTCGCCGCCCGACCGTCGGGCACGGAGAACATCTACAAAATCTACGCGGAAAGTTTCAAGGGCGAAGGGCACTTGAAACAGATCGTCGACGAGGCGCAAACGATCGTGACGAAGGCGCTCGGCGGCTAA
- a CDS encoding TIM barrel protein, translating into MVIEPSKRISVVAAALSADVRTAARMAREAGFGGLQFDAVSKAFDATDLSQSGLREFSHILSSQGQQLVGLRYDVGQHGLRPGVDVDRLLWQMSKVMAAAAGLRAPLVCVEVGPLPEPPAKVAPRPKVNPDLAGLLILPPTVEAPPPQPAEATPAELAHQASVDTAMAALAQRCDQAGVTLAFRSELSSFAALLRAVQGPRCPWFAIDLDPVALLRDAWSADEVFSQIAPLIRHVRARDAAVGSDRRTKPLPIGRGDTKWDELLANLEAAGYGGVLTVDPLELTDRLAGASAGLAYLRTKGL; encoded by the coding sequence ATGGTCATCGAACCGAGCAAGCGAATTTCAGTTGTCGCGGCGGCGCTGAGCGCGGACGTACGGACGGCGGCGCGGATGGCGCGGGAGGCGGGATTTGGTGGGCTGCAGTTCGACGCCGTCTCAAAAGCGTTTGACGCCACAGATTTATCACAATCGGGACTGCGCGAGTTCTCGCACATCCTGTCGTCGCAGGGGCAGCAGTTGGTGGGGTTGCGGTACGACGTGGGCCAGCATGGGTTGCGGCCGGGGGTGGATGTCGACCGGTTGCTGTGGCAGATGTCCAAGGTGATGGCCGCGGCGGCGGGGCTGCGGGCGCCGCTGGTTTGTGTCGAAGTTGGGCCGTTACCCGAGCCACCGGCGAAGGTGGCACCACGGCCGAAGGTGAATCCGGATCTGGCGGGGCTGCTGATCCTGCCACCGACCGTCGAAGCGCCCCCACCCCAACCGGCCGAGGCAACGCCCGCGGAGTTGGCGCATCAGGCGTCGGTGGACACGGCCATGGCGGCGCTCGCGCAACGGTGCGATCAGGCGGGTGTGACGCTGGCGTTTCGGTCAGAGCTGTCGTCGTTTGCGGCGCTGCTACGCGCGGTGCAGGGGCCGCGGTGCCCGTGGTTCGCGATCGATCTTGATCCGGTGGCGTTGCTGCGCGACGCATGGTCGGCCGATGAAGTGTTCTCGCAGATCGCTCCGCTCATCCGCCATGTGCGGGCGCGTGACGCCGCGGTGGGTTCGGATCGACGGACGAAGCCGTTGCCGATCGGACGTGGCGACACGAAGTGGGACGAGCTGCTCGCCAACCTCGAGGCCGCGGGGTACGGCGGCGTGTTGACGGTCGATCCGCTTGAACTGACGGACCGGCTGGCGGGGGCATCTGCCGGGCTGGCGTATTTGAGAACGAAGGGGCTTTAG
- a CDS encoding helix-turn-helix transcriptional regulator, with product MRYDDGIPERTGVNLSAEHAARINAMVRQAERVARRDRRRAHERKPAPQLVIPQRANLGKRLKAAREVRRVTQRELGAVVGQSRDAVSSWENGRYEPAPDLLARACAYLGVSPADLAAPPSQERRERPVGQRGAAASLVTVDAA from the coding sequence ATGCGATACGACGACGGAATCCCCGAGCGTACGGGCGTCAACCTGTCGGCCGAGCACGCGGCGCGGATCAACGCGATGGTCCGGCAGGCCGAACGGGTGGCCCGGCGCGACCGCCGACGCGCTCACGAACGTAAGCCGGCGCCGCAGCTGGTCATTCCGCAGCGGGCGAATCTGGGTAAGCGGCTGAAGGCCGCCCGCGAGGTTCGCCGGGTGACGCAGCGGGAGTTGGGCGCCGTCGTCGGCCAATCGAGGGACGCGGTCTCAAGCTGGGAGAATGGTCGGTACGAGCCGGCCCCGGACCTGTTGGCGCGGGCGTGCGCATATCTGGGCGTGTCGCCCGCGGACCTGGCCGCCCCTCCCTCCCAAGAACGGCGGGAACGACCGGTCGGGCAGAGGGGAGCGGCGGCGTCTCTGGTGACGGTCGACGCCGCCTAG